The following is a genomic window from uncultured Propionivibrio sp..
CCGTGCCGGCAGCGCCGCGGACAATGCCACCGCGCGCAGGATGTTGGCCGTCTGCTGCAAACCGATCGCCTGCAGCACACGGGTCAGCGAAGAAAACGGCTGGAACTCGCGATACGCCGGACTCTGCACCACCTTGAACAGCGTCGCGGCAATGCCGGGATCCTGCGAAATGATGCGGGAAAGGGTCCGCACATCGGCAACGCCGCGGGCGAGCGCCTCTTGCAGCTCCTGCAGCACGCGCGGCTGGGGCGGAATGGTCACCCCGCGCTCGAACAACCGTTTGACGGCACGCGCCTCGTCCCCGGAAAGATCGACGAGCAGCGATGGATCAATTGCCATGTATTCTGTAGTCCTTGTCATTTCGGCGTCGGTACCGCCTGTCAATGCGGGAATTCCGCCCTGCCGGCCGCCGACGCGCATCCGCTATAATCGAACATTCCGGTCTTTTCAGACCGCCATTCTCCTCAGGAACACAGCCATGGGCAACCGTCTTTCAAAAATTGTGACCCGCACCGGCGATGCCGGCACGACCGGACTCGGCGATGGCAGCCGGATCGGCAAGGATAGCCTGCGCATTGACGTCATCGGCGAGGTCGATGAACTCAACTCGACGCTCGGCGTCCTGCTCGCCGAGGAGTTGCCCGAAGCAGTGCGCAAGGCACTGACCGGCATCCAGCATGATCTTTTCGATCTCGGCGGCGAAATCTGCATGCCCGGATACACCGTCATCAGCGAAGCGCAGGTCCTCCACCTCGAAACGCTCGTCGGCGAATTCAACGCGCAACTGACGCCGCTCAAGGAATTCATCCTGCCCGGCGGCACCCGTGCAGCCGCGCTCGCGCATCTGGTGCGCTCGGTCAGTCGCCGCGTCGAGCGCCAGCTCGTCCGGCTCGCCAATGCCGAAGGGGTCCCGGAGATGACGCGCAAATACATGAACCGCCTCTCCGACCTGATGTTCATCCTCGGCCGCGTGCTCAACCAGGCCGGCGGACGCGGCGACGTCCTCTGGGTTAACGCCAAGCAGCGCACGGCGACCCCGGCCGCCGAATAACGCACTGACGCTGCGATTCAGCGCTCAGGCCAGCAAGGCCACGAGCGTCAGGAACCAGCCGCCGACCGCGACCAGCAGATGCGGGTCACGCAGGACGGCGGCGGCAGGATCCCCGCCGCCGCCGCGGCGATGCAGCAGGAAAAGGTAGCGGAACATGCCATACACGACGAACGGCACGGTGTAGATCAGCCGGGTCGTGCCATGCATCGCCACCGTCTCCGCACTGACGGTGTAGAGGCTGTAGCTGATGATCGCGGCGGCCGCGGAAATGCCGATCAGCTTGTCGAGCAGGACTGGGTCATAGTCGTCGAGAACGGCGCGATGGCTGCCGCCCTGGCCGTCGAGCGCATTCAACTCGGCACGCCGTTTGGCGAAACCGAGGAAGAGCGTCACCATCAACCCGCACAACAGCAGCCACTGCGACGGCGCAATACCGACGCCCTGCGTGCCGGCCAGGATGCGCAGCATGAAGCCGGCGGCAATGATGAAGACATCGAGCAGGACAACATGCTTGAGTCCGCGCGAGTAGGCGATGTTCAACGCGACATAGGCAAGCACGATCCACAACACCGACTGCGATGACGCGAGCGCCAACACGAGCGCCGCCGCCAGGCACAACCCCATCAAGGCAAGGGCCTCGCCCGTACCAACCGCGCCCGAGGCGAGAGGACGGTGACACTTTTCCGGATGCGCCCGGTCGCGCTCGCGATCGGCCAGATCGTTGACCACATAGATCGCCGAAGCGGCCAGCGAAAACGCCGCCGCCGCCAGCACCACCTGACGCACCAGCAAAGGGTCGCCCCAGGCGTGGCCGAAGAGCAGGCCGACAAAGACAAAGCCGCTCTTGATCCACTGGTGCGGGCGCAACAGGCGCAGCCACAGACGCATTCGCCGCATTCGTTACTCCCCTCAGCGACTGGCGACGGCCAGACGCCGTTCGCGCACACCGTGTGCCAGCGTCTCCAGCACGCGCAAGGAATCATCCCAGCCAATACAGGCATCCGTAATGCTCTTGCCAT
Proteins encoded in this region:
- a CDS encoding cob(I)yrinic acid a,c-diamide adenosyltransferase, which produces MGNRLSKIVTRTGDAGTTGLGDGSRIGKDSLRIDVIGEVDELNSTLGVLLAEELPEAVRKALTGIQHDLFDLGGEICMPGYTVISEAQVLHLETLVGEFNAQLTPLKEFILPGGTRAAALAHLVRSVSRRVERQLVRLANAEGVPEMTRKYMNRLSDLMFILGRVLNQAGGRGDVLWVNAKQRTATPAAE
- a CDS encoding decaprenyl-phosphate phosphoribosyltransferase; the protein is MRRMRLWLRLLRPHQWIKSGFVFVGLLFGHAWGDPLLVRQVVLAAAAFSLAASAIYVVNDLADRERDRAHPEKCHRPLASGAVGTGEALALMGLCLAAALVLALASSQSVLWIVLAYVALNIAYSRGLKHVVLLDVFIIAAGFMLRILAGTQGVGIAPSQWLLLCGLMVTLFLGFAKRRAELNALDGQGGSHRAVLDDYDPVLLDKLIGISAAAAIISYSLYTVSAETVAMHGTTRLIYTVPFVVYGMFRYLFLLHRRGGGGDPAAAVLRDPHLLVAVGGWFLTLVALLA